In the genome of Coregonus clupeaformis isolate EN_2021a chromosome 1, ASM2061545v1, whole genome shotgun sequence, one region contains:
- the LOC121567767 gene encoding sodium-dependent neutral amino acid transporter B(0)AT2, with the protein MEKPPLPNDDDTAVTPESQLGCLAGEDSQEGVVEPPARDGWDSKVEYFLAQVGFSVGLGNVWRFPYLCHQNGGGAFLLLYVLLMILVGIPLFFLELAAGQSIRQGSIGVWKHISPKLAGIGYSSCVVCFFVALYYNVIISWSLFYLGNSFQYPLPWKECPEHGNTTVEECVASSPTTYFWFRKALNITDSIDNTGEFNHVITCCLLAAWTIVCLGMFKGIKSSAKVMYFSSVFPYVVLMCFLIRGLMLDGAAEGIKYMFYPKLEIWGEVQVWRQAATQVFFALGLGFGSVIAYSSYNPRSNNCHRDALTVSTINFLTSVLATLVVFAVLGFRAREVAMRCVKDNLEKLSEQFSVGPLDRDLLPRFNISDPSSVPLEAYRDWFKGHGAKVPGNLTDCSLEEEMNKGVEGTGLAFIAFTEAMTLFPGSPFWSALFFLMLLNLGLSTMFGTMEGILTPLTDNFKVLKRHKTMLTVCSCVVGFLIGMLFTQRCGNYFVMMFDDYSATLPLIIVVVFECFSVSWVYGADRFLDDIEKMLHWRPPVVYKYLWKYVCLLAMLGLLGASLLKMCFKRPTYTAWNRETASEVTLDYPDWALGVLAVLIIFATLPVPLGYIHSILRNRTRRNSIGSGLGTDMGGVYTKCSTVECDTPVAALLDEHLERNGIPKDSPSPLAEENLRLLPQREGAEDIDDSTSV; encoded by the exons ATGGAGAAGCCTCCCCTGCCCAATGACGATGACACGGCGGTGACACCAGAGTCTCAGCTGGGCTGCTTGGCTGGCGAGGATAGTCAGGAGGGTGTAGTGGAGCCCCCTGCCCGGGATGGCTGGGACAGTAAAGTGGAGTATTTCCTGGCTCAGGTGGGATTCAGCGTTGGCCTGGGCAACGTGTGGAGGTTCCCCTACCTCTGCCATCAAAATGGAGGAG GGGCCTTTCTCCTCTTATACGTGCTGCTCATGATCCTGGTGGGCATTCCCCTGTTCTTCCTGGAGCTGGCGGCTGGTCAGTCCATCCGGCAGGGCAGCATCGGGGTGTGGAAGCACATCTCTCCCAAGCTGGCGGGGATCGGCTACTCCAGCTGTGTG GTGTGTTTTTTTGTTGCTCTCTACTACAACGTGATCATCAGCTGGAGCCTTTTCTACTTAGGAAACTCATTTCAGTATCCGCTACCTTGGAAAGAGTGTCCTGAACACGGTAACACAACTG TGGAGGAATGTGTTGCCAGCAGTCCTACCACCTACTTCTGGTTCCGGAAGGCTCTTAACATCACCGACTCCATCGACAATACGGGCGAGTTTAACCACGTCATCACCTGCTGCCTGCTGGCCGCCTGGACCATCGTCTGCTTGGGGATGTTCAAGGGCATCAAGTCCTCTGCCAAG GTGATGTATTTCTCCTCGGTCTTCCCCTATGTGGTGCTGATGTGTTTCCTCATCAGAGGGCTGATGCTGGACGGGGCTGCAGAGGGCATCAAGTACATGTTCTACCCTAAG CTGGAGATCTGGGGTGAGGTGCAGGTGTGGCGCCAGGCGGCCACGCAGGTTTTCTTCGCCCTGGGCCTGGGCTTTGGTTCGGTCATCGCCTATTCCTCCTACAACCCACGCAGCAACAACTGCCACCGCGACGCCCTCACTGTCTCCACCATCAACTTTCTCACCTCCGTCCTCGCCACGCTGGTGGTGTTTGCCGTGCTGGGATTCCGCGCCAGGGAAGTTGCCATGCGCTGCGTgaagga tAACTTGGAGAAGCTGTCGGAGCAGTTCTCAGTGGGCCCTCTTGACCGGGACCTGCTGCCCAGGTTCAACATCTCTGACCCCAGCTCGGTGCCCCTGGAGGCCTACAGGGACTGGTTCAAGGGTCACGGAGCCAAGGTCCCTGGGAACCTCACTGACTGCAGCCTGGAGGAGGAGATGAACAAG GGTGTGGAGGGCACAGGGCTGGCGTTCATAGCCTTCACAGAGGCCATGACTCTGTTCCCGGGCAGTCCCTTCTGGTCAGCTCTGTTCTTCCTCATGCTGCTCAACCTGGGCCTTAGCACCATGTTCGGCACAATGGAGGGCATCCTCACACCCCTCACTGACAACTTCAAAGTGCTTAAGCGCCACAAGACCATGCTCACAG tGTGTAGCTGCGTCGTCGGCTTCCTGATTGGCATGCTGTTTACGCAGCGCTGTGGGAACTACTTTGTGATGATGTTTGACGACTACTCTGCCACCCTGCCCCTCATCATCGTGGTGGTGTTTGAGTGTTTCAGCGTGTCCTGGGTGTACGGCGCTGACCG GTTCCTTGATGACATAGAGAAGATGCTGCACTGGCGCCCTCCTGTGGTCTATAAATACCTGTGGAAGTATGTGTGTCTGCTGGCCATGCTGGGGCTGCTTGGAGCCAGCCTGCTGAAGATGTGCTTCAAACGGCCCACCTACACTGCCTGGAACAGAGAAACG GCCTCAGAGGTGACTCTGGACTACCCTGACTGGGCCCTGGGCGTCTTGGCTGTTTTGATCATATTCGCCACGTTGCCTGTTCCCCTGGGGTACATCCACTCCATACTGAGGAACAGAACTAGACGCAACTCCATAGGAAGTGGCCTGGGAACGGACATGGGGGGCGTATACACTAAGTGCAGCACCGTGGAGTGTGACACCCCCGTAGCCGCCCTATTGGACGAACACCTGGAAAGGAATGGAATACCTAAGGATTCTCCCTCGCCATTGGCCGAGGAGAACCTCCGGCTCCTCCCACAGAGGGAAGGGGCGGAAGATATAGATGATTCAACCAGCGTGTAA